A genomic stretch from Actinomycetota bacterium includes:
- a CDS encoding nitroreductase family protein, producing the protein MASEKFKKAYLPVHPEAWSLSKIVFDDEKCTGCGNCVQACPMACLEVVDKKARQIDGVVCISCSACVSHCEKGATAMQGFYNVEEGVFKTKLFHPEEGYPDIPEVEGIDGLTPVEEVIYKRRSNRIYSKAPVPDELVRRVVEAARYAPSHGNGQPWAFMVINDREEMDYIAQKMDVFYKLLTRFYWSGKTNPIARRILGLFSAVAPGMTDQRGITGGTAILQPSDVFLGAPCLVLLLADTRGMNDPGIDIGICGTNMVLAAHSLGLVTCWMSFTIGINFLPKLKKELGIGWPYKVATAIVLGYPRVNADTMVKRELPPITWRKGGKVWTEMP; encoded by the coding sequence ATGGCTTCGGAGAAGTTCAAGAAGGCTTACCTGCCGGTCCATCCGGAGGCGTGGTCGCTGTCGAAGATCGTCTTCGACGACGAGAAATGCACCGGCTGCGGCAATTGCGTGCAGGCCTGCCCCATGGCCTGCCTGGAGGTGGTGGACAAGAAGGCGCGCCAGATAGACGGGGTGGTATGCATCTCCTGCTCGGCCTGCGTGTCCCACTGCGAGAAGGGCGCCACCGCCATGCAGGGCTTCTACAACGTGGAGGAGGGGGTCTTCAAGACCAAGCTCTTCCATCCCGAGGAGGGATATCCGGACATCCCGGAAGTGGAGGGCATCGACGGACTGACCCCGGTTGAGGAGGTCATCTACAAGCGCCGCAGCAACCGCATCTACTCCAAGGCCCCGGTCCCTGACGAGCTGGTGCGCCGGGTGGTCGAGGCCGCCCGCTATGCCCCCTCCCACGGTAACGGACAGCCCTGGGCTTTCATGGTCATCAACGACCGGGAGGAGATGGACTACATCGCGCAGAAGATGGACGTCTTCTATAAGCTGTTGACCAGGTTTTACTGGTCGGGAAAGACCAATCCCATCGCCAGGAGGATCCTGGGCTTGTTCAGCGCTGTGGCCCCAGGGATGACGGACCAGAGGGGGATCACCGGCGGAACGGCTATCCTGCAGCCGTCGGACGTCTTCCTGGGAGCACCCTGCCTCGTCTTGCTCCTCGCCGACACCCGGGGCATGAACGATCCCGGTATAGATATCGGCATATGCGGCACCAACATGGTGCTCGCCGCCCATTCCCTGGGGCTGGTCACCTGCTGGATGTCCTTCACCATCGGCATCAATTTCCTGCCCAAGCTGAAGAAGGAGCTTGGCATCGGGTGGCCCTACAAGGTGGCGACGGCAATCGTGCTCGGCTATCCGCGCGTGAACGCGGACACCATGGTGAAGAGGGAACTTCCCCCCATCACCTGGCGCAAGGGCGGCAAGGTGTGGACGGAAATGCCCTAG